In a genomic window of Pontibacter liquoris:
- a CDS encoding sugar phosphate isomerase/epimerase family protein → MRTIKGPAIFLAQFINDAAPFNSLEAICQWAKGLGFEGVQLPTTDSRFIDLQKAAESKTYADEVKGIVNAAGLQITELSTHLQGQLVAVHPAYDLLFDGFAPEQYRNNPKARTEWAVQQLKYAAKASQNLGLNASVTFSGSLLWPMVYPWPQRPAGLVDTGFKELGNRWRPILDAYDEAGVDLCYEIHPGEDLHDGITYEMFLDEVNNHARACLLYDPSHFVLQCLDYLAFIDHYHERIKMFHVKDAEFNPTGKQGVYGGYQSWVDRAGRFRSLGDGQVDFKAIFSKLTAYDFEGWAVLEWECALKHPEEGAREGAEFIKKHIIPVTDKAFDDFAASGTDEALNRTLLGL, encoded by the coding sequence ATGAGGACAATAAAAGGACCCGCCATTTTTCTGGCGCAGTTTATCAATGATGCGGCGCCGTTCAATAGCCTGGAAGCTATCTGCCAATGGGCCAAAGGACTGGGATTTGAAGGCGTGCAGCTGCCCACCACCGACAGCCGTTTTATAGACCTGCAGAAAGCTGCTGAAAGCAAGACCTACGCCGATGAGGTGAAAGGCATTGTAAATGCGGCAGGCCTGCAGATCACTGAGCTTTCCACGCACCTGCAGGGGCAGTTGGTAGCCGTACATCCGGCCTACGATCTGCTTTTCGATGGATTTGCCCCGGAGCAATACCGCAACAATCCCAAAGCCCGGACTGAGTGGGCGGTGCAGCAGCTGAAGTATGCAGCCAAAGCCTCGCAGAACCTGGGTCTGAACGCCAGCGTTACCTTCAGCGGTTCGCTGCTTTGGCCTATGGTATACCCATGGCCGCAGCGCCCGGCCGGGCTGGTAGATACCGGCTTTAAAGAACTAGGCAACCGCTGGCGCCCGATCCTGGATGCTTACGACGAAGCGGGCGTGGACCTTTGCTACGAGATCCATCCCGGCGAGGATCTGCACGACGGCATCACCTACGAAATGTTCCTGGATGAAGTAAACAACCATGCACGGGCCTGCCTCTTGTATGATCCCTCGCATTTTGTGCTGCAGTGCCTCGATTACCTGGCCTTTATCGACCACTACCATGAGCGCATCAAGATGTTCCATGTAAAGGATGCCGAGTTTAACCCAACCGGGAAGCAGGGCGTGTATGGCGGCTACCAGAGCTGGGTAGACCGCGCCGGTCGTTTCCGTTCGCTGGGCGACGGGCAGGTTGACTTCAAAGCCATCTTCAGCAAACTTACTGCTTATGATTTCGAAGGCTGGGCCGTGCTGGAGTGGGAATGCGCCCTGAAGCATCCGGAAGAAGGTGCCCGCGAGGGAGCCGAGTTTATCAAGAAGCACATCATCCCGGTAACCGACAAAGCGTTTGATGACTTTGCCGCCTCGGGCACTGATGAGGCCCTGAATCGTACATTATTAGGTTTGTAA
- a CDS encoding Gfo/Idh/MocA family protein has translation MHKKIRLGMIGGGKGAFIGAVHRVAAQMDGMYELVCGAFSSNPEKSKESGALLGLSPERVYTSYQELFEKEQALPENERVQVISIVTPNHVHFEPAKLALQSGFDVVLDKPMTFSLKEALALQDVQAQSGRLFCLTHTYTGYPMVKEARQVIASGKLGKIRKVYVEYPQGWLSTFEEGSDNKQASWRTDPSQSGIAGAMGDIGTHAFNLAEYVSGLEVTKICADINVVVEGRQLDDDGAVLLKFNNGASGVLFATQVAAGEENNVKIRVYGEKGGLEWQQDIANTLQLKWLDRPTEIYRTGGGYTSSFAQHNTRTPAGHPEGYLEAFANLYRNFALCVQARNAGEQAKPEWQDYPGIKEGVRGMAFIERVIASGKSDQKWMEFTTEIR, from the coding sequence GACGGCATGTATGAGCTTGTCTGCGGTGCTTTTAGCAGCAATCCCGAAAAATCAAAAGAAAGCGGCGCGCTTCTGGGCCTTTCCCCGGAGCGTGTCTATACTTCTTACCAGGAGCTCTTTGAGAAAGAGCAGGCTTTGCCCGAAAACGAACGGGTACAGGTTATTTCGATCGTAACCCCAAATCATGTGCATTTCGAACCGGCTAAGCTGGCGTTGCAAAGTGGCTTTGATGTGGTGCTCGACAAACCCATGACCTTCTCGCTGAAAGAAGCCCTTGCCCTGCAGGATGTGCAGGCGCAAAGCGGCCGCCTTTTCTGCCTCACCCATACGTATACCGGCTACCCGATGGTGAAAGAAGCCCGCCAGGTTATCGCCTCCGGTAAGCTGGGCAAGATCCGCAAAGTATACGTGGAGTACCCCCAGGGCTGGCTGAGCACATTTGAAGAAGGCAGCGACAACAAGCAGGCCTCCTGGCGTACCGACCCCAGCCAGAGTGGTATAGCCGGCGCCATGGGTGATATCGGTACGCATGCCTTTAACCTGGCCGAGTATGTCAGCGGTCTGGAAGTAACAAAGATCTGTGCCGATATAAACGTGGTAGTAGAAGGCCGCCAACTAGACGACGATGGCGCCGTGCTGCTTAAGTTTAACAATGGTGCCAGTGGCGTGCTGTTTGCCACCCAGGTAGCAGCCGGAGAAGAAAACAACGTGAAGATCCGGGTGTATGGCGAAAAAGGCGGCCTGGAGTGGCAGCAGGATATTGCCAACACCCTGCAACTCAAATGGCTCGACCGCCCAACCGAGATCTACCGCACCGGTGGCGGCTACACCAGTTCGTTTGCGCAGCACAATACGCGTACGCCGGCGGGCCACCCGGAAGGGTATCTGGAGGCCTTTGCTAACCTGTATCGCAACTTTGCCCTGTGTGTGCAAGCCCGCAATGCCGGCGAGCAGGCCAAACCCGAATGGCAGGATTACCCGGGCATAAAAGAGGGCGTGCGAGGCATGGCCTTTATCGAGCGCGTCATTGCTTCGGGCAAGTCGGATCAGAAATGGATGGAGTTTACAACTGAAATAAGATGA
- a CDS encoding c-type cytochrome translates to MKKLIAMLSCCAVLAACSNNNENAAGDEKAADQAYNDATSDAETSAAAKQSEVDTSINDIGTSNTGTAETAAAGTGDTYEKGKKLIAQSDCLSCHQTQTKLVGPAYEEVAKKYEMNDKNVDYLAQKIIAGGAGVWGQIPMTPHPDLSKEDAAEMAKYVLSLKK, encoded by the coding sequence ATGAAGAAGTTAATTGCCATGCTTAGCTGCTGTGCCGTGCTGGCAGCCTGCAGTAACAACAATGAAAATGCTGCCGGTGATGAGAAAGCGGCTGACCAGGCGTATAACGATGCCACCTCTGATGCTGAAACCAGCGCTGCGGCCAAGCAATCGGAAGTGGATACAAGTATAAATGATATTGGCACCAGCAATACAGGTACTGCCGAAACAGCTGCCGCCGGAACGGGCGACACCTATGAAAAAGGTAAAAAGCTGATTGCCCAGTCTGATTGCCTCAGCTGCCACCAGACGCAAACGAAGCTGGTGGGCCCGGCTTACGAGGAGGTAGCAAAGAAGTATGAAATGAATGACAAGAACGTAGACTACCTGGCGCAGAAAATAATTGCGGGGGGCGCCGGCGTTTGGGGCCAGATTCCGATGACGCCGCATCCGGACCTGAGCAAGGAGGATGCGGCCGAAATGGCCAAGTATGTATTGTCACTAAAAAAATAA